The Changchengzhania lutea genomic sequence TTATTGAAGGTACAGGATTATTTACAACCATTGAAAATGCCGAAAAGCATATCCATGCTGGTGCAAAAACTGTTGTGATTTCCGCACCAACAAGTAGTATTGATGTACCGACTGTGGTTCATGGTGTTAATTCAGAACAAGGAAATACCAGTGTTTTTTCATGCGCAAGTTGTACCACCAATAATATTAGTCCGGTAGTTGAGATCTTGGGTCGTAGAATCGGAATTAAAAAAGCAATAATGACCACAGTTCATGCGTATACAGCATCTCAAGGTATTGTAGATGGGCCTTCAAAAAAGAACTTTAGAATGGGTCGTGCTGGATCAGTAAATATAGTACCAACTACAACAGGTGCAGCTATTGCAACTACAAAAGCCTTACCTCAATATGCTGGGAAATTTGATGGTGTTGCTATACGTGTTCCAATTCCTGTAGGATCAATTTCAGATATGACTTTTGTTACAGAGCGAAAAGTTACTGTAGAAGAAGTAAATGCAATCTTAGAAGAAGAAGCTTCAACATCGCGTTATGCAAAGGTTTTAGATACTACAACAGAGCCAATTGTTTCCTCAGACATCGTTAAGAGTCCTTATGCTTCGGTTGTAGATTTTGGAATGACAAAAGTTGTGGATGGTGACTTACTAAAAGTCATGGCATGGTATGACAATGAATGGGGATTTACAAATCAAATGATTCGACAAATTTTAGAAATAAAAAATAATTAGAAATAATGAAACAATTTAATAAAATGGAAAACACAAAAAAACTAATTCAAATTTTAACTCGAATTCAAATCATAAGTAGCATTGTCTGGGCTATTGTACTTATCGTTTGCTATCAAGTATTGGGTGATACAAATAAGCAGATTAGTCTTATACTTATTTGCGGTTTCTTTCTTGAATTTTTGCTTATAAGTTCATCTAAAAAGAATTTGAAAAAGCAAATTGTGAAACCCGAAATATAATTATTAATCGTTAGGTTATTTAGTTCTTATAAGATTGTCAGGCAGCATATCTGGCGTGTCTGTGATGAAAATATTTTTTCACTTGTGGTTTGTCCTTTTTTCTTTTGTTCATAAAATCATTGATATTTTCCTTTAGCTGTTCCTTGTTGATCGCCCTTTTCTTGCCGATAATATTGGTCTTCAGATCTTGGTTGACGTATTCCTGGGGATTCAGTTCCGGGGAATAGGGCGGGATGAACAATACTTCGATCTTATCATTGTTCTCCTCTAGCCATTGGTCAAGTTTGATGGTCTTGTGGGCGGGATGGTTATCGGTAATGAAAAATATCTTTTTATTGCTATACTTTATCATCAGTAGCAAGAACATCTTAAAGACCTCGCTGTTGAAGCCCTTCTCCATCAACATGAACTGCAGATGCCCCCTGTTGCTTATTGCGGAGATCATATTGACCGTGTATCTTTTCCCCGTTGCCTTTATTATAGGCGTTTTTCCTTTAGGGGCATAGCTCTTGCCTGCCTGGTGGTCGCTCCTGCAGCCCGTCTCGTCCCCAAAGTATATTATCGCTCTTTCTGCCTTTGCCCTTTTTTCTATCGCCGGATATTCTTCCTCCAGCCATTTCCGTACGTTTTCCGGCTTTTGCTCGAACGCC encodes the following:
- the gap gene encoding type I glyceraldehyde-3-phosphate dehydrogenase — translated: MKIAINGMGRIGRAALKVILETPELELVAINDIVSAENIAYLLKYDSVYGIYEKTVSFDDNSLVVDGKKINYTSMRNPEELPWKENQIDLVIEGTGLFTTIENAEKHIHAGAKTVVISAPTSSIDVPTVVHGVNSEQGNTSVFSCASCTTNNISPVVEILGRRIGIKKAIMTTVHAYTASQGIVDGPSKKNFRMGRAGSVNIVPTTTGAAIATTKALPQYAGKFDGVAIRVPIPVGSISDMTFVTERKVTVEEVNAILEEEASTSRYAKVLDTTTEPIVSSDIVKSPYASVVDFGMTKVVDGDLLKVMAWYDNEWGFTNQMIRQILEIKNN
- a CDS encoding IS630 family transposase, which gives rise to MKTKVKKRKNQDAQEETRLRVADYLRKKLGTQRQAAEIFGITERSVNKIWARYRAGGKRALCSRKRGVQGGMKLKKDQAHKVRELIREKLPEQLKLPFGLWTREAVQQLISQKFGVELSRWQVGRYLKKWGYTPQKPIRKAFEQKPENVRKWLEEEYPAIEKRAKAERAIIYFGDETGCRSDHQAGKSYAPKGKTPIIKATGKRYTVNMISAISNRGHLQFMLMEKGFNSEVFKMFLLLMIKYSNKKIFFITDNHPAHKTIKLDQWLEENNDKIEVLFIPPYSPELNPQEYVNQDLKTNIIGKKRAINKEQLKENINDFMNKRKKDKPQVKKYFHHRHARYAA